In Brassica oleracea var. oleracea cultivar TO1000 unplaced genomic scaffold, BOL UnpScaffold00858, whole genome shotgun sequence, the following are encoded in one genomic region:
- the LOC106320244 gene encoding uncharacterized protein LOC106320244, whose translation MAERRKNKGIALSEEKFQFIFRTEHDLLDVLEKGVQTFNEWPMVLERWMENPPDDYLQYIPLWVQISKIPVNYYTHSALMSLGGMLGEVKVVAFDPSKPITQPFIRVQKRCFTCKRLNHEKSICSWEVKKRQEMAQMRRENIITEKSKLVSVLKQSDPLFGVLKEEQVAINPLTGRPKIANEVLEEMRRFLMADTGEALAIKIDKVKKSVKEAERDPIVQRTVLRLEAAPITTTELNKIKGPVFDYGEKEMERCD comes from the exons ATGGCAGAAAGAAGGAAGAATAAGGGAATAGCGCTCTCTGAAGAAAAATTTCAGTTCATCTTCAGAACTGAACATGATTTGCTTGATGTTCTGGAGAAAGGAGTTCAAACCTTTAATGAGTGGCCTATGGTACTAGAGAGATGGATGGAGAACCCACCTGATGACTATCTTCAATATATACCGCTATGGGTTCAGATAAGCAAGATTCCGGTCAACTACTACACCCATTCGGCTTTGATGTCTCTTGGAGGAATGCTAGGAGAAGTGAAGGTGGTGGCCTTTGATCCGTCGAAGCCAATAACTCAACCTTTCATCAGAGTTCAA AAAAGGTGCTTCACCTGCAAGAGGCTTAACCATGAGAAGAGTATATGCTCATGGGAGGTGAAGAAAAGACAAGAGATGGCTCAAATGAGAAGAGAAAATATTATCACTGAGAAAAGCAAATTAGTTTCGGTGCTTAAACAGAGTGACCCTCTGTTTGGAGTACTAAAAGAGGAGCAAGTGGCGATCAATCCTCTGACAGGGAGACCAAAAATTGCTAATGAAGTTCTAGAGGAAATGAGAAGGTTCCTTATGGCCGACACAGGTGAAGCATTGGCAATCAAAATTGATAAGGTGAAGAAATCTGTTAAAGAAGCTGAGAGGGACCCAATAGTACAAAGGACGGTCTTAAGACTGGAAGCAGCGCCGATCACTACAACAGAGCTCAACAAAATCAAAGGTCCAGTATTCGACTATGGTGAGAAGGAAATGGAAAGATGCGACTGA
- the LOC106320245 gene encoding uncharacterized protein LOC106320245 produces MHSPNVEGQSWENVEETRSTPSSMKILLRECRGVGVTFLIPTKAQRLWSPPVGFQCVYESYFQDETSLWFRLPRLIASYARCCDAAISQFLNGSLLLAVALMVMAAEIDVSKSVRAFEELTYLKSKGDGLFSIQMRPNYNVVAGHPNKTQLWQRFHFFVKSDEFAFEDPPVDHPDTAAYPEEFIANARAVPSLGDLSGNKPTGTSGGATRKKTSPASTQPASVPDPVDVEPSSEDSAPETGEPAKSKKKGKKRSAPGPSVVATQEGSSEAATDTDDGLSGSPVVPWEKNRRKASIEQDAPASSEQDHSKVTEERDGAGVPRPVAADTLRIAPPATGGSSAWKRPHVEFPDHVEFKYDGDTPLSYASKECAELVRQIRGGANDIPSVKDLSFWERYIDAARTKSDESMNYIIEKYDAVLKESLAKLKKAEKLARAKDAALTQKTGEFKKFDDEAAVEKDILLEEKTTQKVKFLEKFGELNDKFKPSREKNKGLEREKAVLENEKPALEEEQKTASLRHVREINRLKDFWNFEVTHERVKVQTTMIAKCNRRFNHIRSREAHREDFDNAHLLYSQAFGTRKCLESLKANGRDIPQEVICGEVGAASAKGDLVEKAKDPKLTDAYTDRSSLGLEPVAIKEVLPAEGPVEETSVEPSGKGPLGSEPVETEGALLTEEQTQEPNIILSASHTED; encoded by the exons ATGCATTCGCCGAACGTGGAAGGGCAATCCTGGGAGAACGTTGAAGAGACTCGCTCGACTCCGAGCAGCATGAAGATTTTGTTAAGGGAGTGTCGAGGAGTCGGAGTAACCTTTCTCATCCCTACGAAGGCCCAAAGACTGTGGTCCCCTCCGGTGGGATTCCAATGCGTATACGAGTCGTATTTTCAGGATGAAACGAGTCTCTGGTTTCGGCTCCCTCGACTCATTGCTTCCTATGCGAGATGTTGCGACGCAGCGATTTCTCAGTTTTTAAACGGTTCGCTCCTTCTCGCGGTTGCACTGATGGTGATGGCCGCGGAGATCGATGTGTCGAAGAGCGTCCGAGCTTTTGAAGAGTTGACGTACCTCAAGTCAAAGGGAGACGGATTATTCTCAATCCAGATGAGGCCGAACTACAACGTGGTTGCTGGGCATCCCAACAAGACGCAGTTGTGGCAGCGCTTCCATTTCTTCGTCAAGTCAGACGAATTCGCCTTCGAAGACCCGCCCG TTGATCACCCGGACACAGCTGCGTACCCTGAAGAGTTCATAGCGAACGCTCGCGCCGTCCCATCGCTG GGCGATTTGTCGGGTAACAAGCCGACGGGGACTTCTGGTGGGGCGACTCGTAAAAAGACTTCACCTGCTAGTACTCAGCCAGCATCGGTCCCTGATCCCGTCGACGTCGAGCCTTCGAGTGAAGACTCGGCGCCAGAAACTGGCGAACCGGCGAAGTccaagaagaaaggaaagaagagaTCTGCTCCTGGTCCGTCTGTCGTGGCAACTCAAGAGGGCTCATCGGAGGCCGCTACTGAT ACCGATGATGGGTTGAGCGGTTCTCCGGTCGTTCCTTGGGAAAAGAATAGGAGGAAAGCATCTATCGAGCAGGACGCGCCGGCCTCTAGCGAACAAGACCACTCTAAGGTGACTGAGGAGAGAGATGGAGCGGGGGTTCCTCGACCGGTCGCAGCTGACACTCTTCGCATCGCGCCTCCGGCGACTGGGGGCAGTTCCGCTTGGAAGAGGCCTCACGTTGAATTTCCTGATCACGTGGAATTCAAGTATGATGGCGATACGCCGCTCTCTTACGCCTCTAAGGAATGTGCTGAGTTAGTCCGTCAGATCCGAGGTGGTGCGAACGATATACCATCGGTTAAGGATCTGAGTTTTTGGGAGCGTTACATCGATGCAGCGAGGACCAAG AGTGACGAAAGCATGAACTACATCATCGAGAAGTATGACGCTGTCTTAAAAGAGAGTCTCGCTAAGCTGAAGAAAGCTGAGAAGCTCGCACGGGCGAAGGACGCAGCCCTTACCCAAAAAACGGGTGAGTTTAAGAAGTTCGATGACGAGGCTGCTGTGGAGAAAGATATATTGCTGGAAGAGAAGACGACTCAGAAGGTGAAGTTCCTGGAGAAGTTCGGGGAGTTGAATGACAAGTTCAAGCCGTCTCGTGAAAAGAATAAGGGACTCGAGCGAGAGAAAGCCGTTCTGGAGAATGAGAAGCCTGCTTTGGAGGAAGAGCAGAAAACCGCGTCTCTCAGACACGTTCGTGAGATCAATCGGCTCAAGGACTTTTGGAATTTTGAAGTTACTCATGAGCGAGTGAAGGTCCAGACTACAATGATTGCAAAATGCAACCGCCGATTCAACCACATCCGTAGTCGGGAAGCTCATCGCGAGGACTTCGACAATGCTCACCTTCTCTACAGCCAAGCGTTCGGTACGCGGAAGTGTCTTGAGTCGCTGAAGGCAAATGGTCGTGACATTCCTCAAGAAGTCATCTG TGGGGAAGTTGGAGCGGCCTCAGCTAAGGGAGACTTGGTCGAAAAGGCGAAGGATCCGAAACTAACAGACGCATATACAGACAGAAGTTCGCTGGGGTTGGAACCGGTTGCGATCAAAGAAGTGCTTCCTGCTGAAGGACCGGTTGAAGAAACGAGCGTCGAACCGTCGGGCAAAGGGCCGCTGGGATCGGAGCCAGTCGAGACCGAAGGGGCGCTTCTCACTGAAGAGCAGACCCAAGAGCCGAATATCATCCTGTCGGCATCCCACACGGAGGATTGA
- the LOC106320246 gene encoding uncharacterized protein LOC106320246 → MKHHLAGMKGDTDACMKVSGDVRFKFMQTLKEIESKKRKNIQLDDSNLEGPEVQDVDADDIIVDSGPSQKKKQGIDLHTYFKRGVHDPSQPTIKACMQSRERIHDVDMSVALWFYDACIPMNVVNSPFFQPMMSKVGAMGHGYVGPSYHALLVGLLRDAKVQVSLIVDKFRSTWATTGCSLMGDGWKDTRHRPLVNFMVYCPKGITFLKSVYISDIYASAENLCNLFAEVVGIIGPENVVHLVTDSAPNYKAAGRLLSEKFPTIAWSPCAAHCINLILEDVGKLPMVLDLVKRMSKVTIFVYNHQWPLSFLRKRSGWREIIRPGETRFATSFIALQSLYQHKEDLQVLVTSTDPEFKKLLKSSKTREMKSIVLDERAWNNCLVIVKIMTPIIRLLRICDPDEKPSLPYVYEGMYRTRLGIKKMFDKKPLYEPYTNIIDKRWDRMLRRDLHATAHYLNPSFIYDQDSFCDKPEILSGLMRVFEKKKESSKTKLVQVLRVYREREGSLQQNLSGRSKRKRSYDPVDYESIHKTEFWIVEEEEPDELDYNELENALADEYPKDDEDTNQENLNEFYEDFTMPPEENEVHYDKENLK, encoded by the exons ATGAAACATCATCTTGCTGGTATGAAAGGGGATACTGATGCATGTATGAAGGTTTCGGGAGATGTGCGATTTAAGTTTATGCAAACACTGAAAGAAATTGAGagcaagaagagaaaaaatattcagtTAGATGATTCTAACTTAGAAGGTCCCGAAGTTCAAGATGTGGATGCTGATGATATCATAGTTGATAGTGGTCCAAGTCAGAAGAAAAAGCAAGGTATTGACTTACACACATATTTCAAAAGAGGTGTGCATGATCCCTCTCAACCTACGATAAAGGCATGCATGCAAAGTAGAGAGAGAATTCATGATGTGGACATGTCAGTTGCTTTGTGGTTCTATGACGCTTGTATTCCGATGAATGTTGTGAATTCTCCATTTTTCCAGCCTATGATGAGTAAGGTAGGAGCTATGGGTCATGGATATGTAGGCCCTTCATATCATGCTTTGCTTGTTGGATTATTACGCGATGCGAAAGTGCAAGTTTCTTTGATCGTTGATAAGTTTAGAAGTACTTGGGCTACTACTGGTTGTAGTCTTATGGGAGATGGATGGAAAGACACTAGACACAGACCACTAGttaattttatggtttattGTCCTAAAGGAATTACATTCCTCAAGTCAGTTTATATTTCTGATATCTATGCAAGTGCTGAGAATCTATGCAACTTGTTTGCTGAAGTTGTTGGTATAATCGGTCCAGAGAATGTGGTTCATCTAGTGACTGATAGTGCGCCAAACTACAAAGCTGCAGGAAGACTTCTTTCTGAAAAGTTTCCCACCATTGCTTGGTCTCCATGTGCGGCTCATTGCATCAATCTGATTTTGGAAGATGTGGGAAAACTACCAATGGTTCTTGATTTGGTGAAGCGCATGTCTAAGGTCACCATTTTTGTTTACAACCATCAGTGGCCTTTAAGTTTCTTAAGGAAAAGATCTGGCTGGAGAGAGATCATCCGTCCTGGAGAAACTCGTTTTGCTACAAGTTTCATTGCTCTACAAAGTCTTTATCAGCACAAAGAGGATCTACAAGTTTTGGTTACAAGTACAGATCCAGAGTTTAAGAAGCTTTTAAAATCTTCTAAAACTAGGGAAATGAAGTCGATTGTCTTGGATGAGAGAGCGTGGAATAACTGTTTGGTAATTGTCAAGATTATGACTCCTATCATTCGTTTATTACGTATATGTGATCCTGATGAAAAGCCCTCGCTGCCCTATGTGTATGAAGGGATGTATCGAACAAGATTAGGTATTAAGAAGATGTTCGATAAGAAGCCTCTCTACGAGCCTTATACAAACATCATTGATAAAAGATGGGATCGTATGTTGCGCCGCGATCTTCATGCTACAGCACACTATTTGAATCCAAGTTTCATATATGATCAAGATTCATTTTGTGATAAGCCTGAGATTTTGAGTGGGTTGATGCGcgtatttgaaaagaaaaaggagagtAGTAAAACAAAGCTTGTTCAAGTGCTTAGGGTGTATAGAGAACGTGAGGGAAGCTTACAGCAAAACCTCTCAGGCAG GTCAAAAAGGAAAAGATCATATGATCCTGTGGATTATGAATCCATCCACAAAACGGAGTTCTGgattgttgaagaagaagaacctgaCGAACTTGATTATAATGAATTAGAGAATGCTCTTGCTGACGAATATCCCAAAGATGATGAAGACACAAACCAAGAAAATCTCAAcg aattttatgaaGATTTTACTATGCCACCCGAAGAAAATGAAGTGCACTATGATAAAGAAAACTTAAAATAG